The Stenotrophomonas indicatrix DNA segment GGATTACAGCAAGAAGCACGGTATCAACCCGGACGGCGAGTTCTACGGCCGCGTCGGCGCCACCGCCAAGTTCAACCAGAACTGGGGCCTGAGTGGCGAAGTGAAGCTGGCCAAGGCCGGCGACCGCGAGTGGTTCGTGGGCCCGCGCTTCAGCTGGTAACAAACGCCTGTCGTTAGTGCGTGTAACTGGCGTGTGACCTCTCTCCCACACGCCAGCGAAGCCCGGCCTCGTGCCGGGCTTCTCTTTTTCCGGTTTCGCTTTGCCACAATGGGGCATGGGCGAACCTTCCACTCTCGCTGGCACCGGCACGGCCTACCAGGAACACCTGGCGCCTGCATCACTGCGTGGCCAGTTCGGCCAGCTCTGGCAGAGCCAGTTGTCGGCCGACGCCAGCGGCAGCATCACCGTGCTGCCGGATGGCTGCGTGGATATCCTTTGGCGTGATGGCGCGCTGTTCGTGGTGGGGCCGGACCGGACCGCCGCACACCCGCAACTGGCGCCCGGTGCGCAGGTGTTGGGCGCGCGTTTTCGGCCCGGGCAGGCATCGGCTGCGCTTGGCATCGACTTGTCCGACATCGTCGGTCAGGCCGTGCTGCTGATTGAATTCAATGCCCGATGGGCAACGCAGGCTGCGGCCACGATTGGTGATGCCGCGCCTGAGCAGCGTCTGCAACGCCTGGCCGATTGCCTGCAACAGAACATGCCTGCGGCCGTGGCGGACGAACACACCCGGCGTGCGCATGTGCTGTTCGCGCATGCTGCCAGAGGCGATGCCAGCCTCGATGCACTCGCCGAACACCTGGCGATGAGCCCGCGCACCTTGCGTCGCTTCAGCCAAGCGCAGTTCGGTTACGGCGCAAAGTCGCTGGAGCGGATCCTGCGTCTGCAGCGGTTCCTGCGCTGCAGTCAGGCGCAGCCCGCGCACAGTCTGGCGATGCTGGCCGTAGAGGCGGGCTATGCCGATCAGGCGCACCTCAGCCGCGAGGCCCGCGAGCTGTCCGGCCTGACGGCGAGTGCGCTGCGCCAGGAGTGGGGGCGTTGATGGCCGTTTCG contains these protein-coding regions:
- a CDS encoding helix-turn-helix domain-containing protein, producing the protein MGEPSTLAGTGTAYQEHLAPASLRGQFGQLWQSQLSADASGSITVLPDGCVDILWRDGALFVVGPDRTAAHPQLAPGAQVLGARFRPGQASAALGIDLSDIVGQAVLLIEFNARWATQAAATIGDAAPEQRLQRLADCLQQNMPAAVADEHTRRAHVLFAHAARGDASLDALAEHLAMSPRTLRRFSQAQFGYGAKSLERILRLQRFLRCSQAQPAHSLAMLAVEAGYADQAHLSREARELSGLTASALRQEWGR